In one Anaerolineales bacterium genomic region, the following are encoded:
- a CDS encoding MBL fold metallo-hydrolase, with protein LRLIFITHAHIDHYGSAAALRRATGAPIAIHHADVNTMAMGRSPLGDPRGMGRIVGAVMPLIERIVPLEPTEADIVLKDGDSLDDYGIDAYVLHTPGHTLGSSSLIVEGKYAFVGDLLSTYRKPHVQRLFAQDWSAIGQSLDRLEAGKPELIYSGHGKRPLTLQELIGLRKAR; from the coding sequence AGCTGCGATTGATTTTCATCACCCACGCGCATATCGATCATTACGGCAGCGCGGCCGCGCTGCGCCGTGCAACGGGTGCACCTATCGCCATCCATCACGCGGATGTGAACACTATGGCGATGGGACGAAGCCCTCTCGGCGACCCGCGCGGAATGGGTCGAATCGTAGGCGCGGTGATGCCGCTGATCGAACGGATCGTCCCATTGGAGCCTACGGAAGCCGACATCGTCCTCAAAGACGGTGATTCGCTGGACGACTACGGCATCGATGCTTACGTGCTTCATACGCCGGGGCATACCCTGGGCTCGTCCAGCTTGATTGTGGAAGGTAAATACGCGTTCGTCGGCGACCTTTTATCCACCTATCGAAAACCGCATGTGCAGCGCTTGTTCGCGCAGGATTGGTCCGCCATTGGGCAAAGCCTCGATCGGCTCGAGGCGGGAAAACCGGAGTTGATCTACAGCGGACATGGAAAACGGCCGTTGACGCTTCAAGAACTAATCGGCCTGCGAAAGGCCCGGTAG